The following coding sequences are from one Candidatus Nanopelagicus hibericus window:
- a CDS encoding ABC transporter ATP-binding protein — MSAILELSNISVRRGDRVILGPLDWQVLDGQRWVVLGPNGAGKTTLLQICSSLIHPTTGEIKILGTTLGRVDVFELRTRIGLTSSALVEQLPADELVMDVVLTAAYAMLGRWQEKYDLWDESRAMALLTALGVRELGTRTFGSLSDGEKKRVQIARALMADPELLLLDEPASSLDLGGREDLLKRIEVFAKDPLAPATVIVTHHIEEIPAGTTHALLLKDGLCVSQGEVEQVITNANLSAAYGISISVSVEGGRFFARAR; from the coding sequence ATGAGCGCAATATTGGAGTTATCGAATATCAGCGTTCGCAGGGGAGATCGAGTAATACTTGGTCCCCTTGATTGGCAAGTATTAGATGGTCAACGCTGGGTAGTACTTGGTCCAAATGGTGCTGGTAAGACCACATTGCTGCAGATATGTTCCTCTTTGATACATCCAACAACCGGTGAAATTAAAATACTTGGCACCACTCTCGGCAGAGTCGATGTTTTTGAATTGCGCACGCGAATTGGTTTAACCTCATCCGCACTTGTGGAGCAGCTACCTGCAGATGAGCTTGTTATGGATGTAGTCCTTACCGCAGCCTACGCAATGTTGGGTAGATGGCAGGAAAAATATGATTTATGGGATGAATCAAGGGCAATGGCGTTGCTAACTGCACTAGGAGTACGCGAATTGGGTACTCGAACCTTTGGCTCACTAAGTGATGGCGAAAAAAAGCGGGTACAAATAGCCCGGGCATTAATGGCGGATCCCGAATTATTGCTGCTAGATGAACCAGCCTCATCGCTTGATCTAGGTGGCCGGGAGGATTTGTTAAAACGAATTGAAGTTTTTGCTAAAGACCCATTAGCCCCGGCCACAGTAATTGTTACCCATCATATTGAGGAGATTCCAGCTGGGACTACCCATGCACTTTTACTCAAAGATGGCTTATGTGTTTCGCAAGGGGAGGTTGAGCAAGTGATTACTAATGCCAACTTATCCGCTGCCTATGGAATATCAATTTCTGTCTCAGTAGAAGGTGGTCGGTTCTTCGCTCGTGCCCGTTGA
- a CDS encoding NCS2 family permease, translating into MLDSFFKISQRGSTVAQEVRGGVVTFFTMAYIVALNPLIIGLAKDADGKYIGGGDAPNLALVAAATALIAGVMTILMGVVANFPLAIATGLGLNTFVAVGIASKMTWADAMGLVVLEGLIILILVLTGFRTAVFKAVPTQLKIAISVGIGLFIALIGLVDAGFVRRTGSGPVPVTLGDNGNLVGWPIIVFAFGLFLTIALQVKKVKAAILIGIVTSTALAVAIESAFKIGPLFNGATGAVNPKGWNLNVPAMPEAIAATPKFDILGDFNLLGGFDRISLVAAVLLVFTLLLADFFDTMGTMTAIGKQAGLVDRDGNVEGANRILLVDSIAAAAGGAGSVSSNTSYIESAGGVGEGARTGLASVVTGVLFLLTTFLAPLVAIIPYEAATPALIIVGFLMMTQIKGIDWDDLGIAIPAFLTIILMPFTYNISVGIGAGFVSYVVIRVLQGRTKEISPLMYLVSGLFMVYFLQSPINIWTA; encoded by the coding sequence ATGCTTGATAGCTTCTTTAAAATCAGTCAGCGTGGCTCAACCGTAGCTCAAGAAGTTCGTGGCGGAGTCGTCACATTCTTCACAATGGCCTACATCGTTGCGCTCAATCCACTCATCATCGGTCTTGCTAAAGATGCTGATGGAAAATATATTGGCGGAGGCGATGCTCCTAATCTTGCATTAGTTGCTGCTGCTACCGCACTCATTGCCGGCGTTATGACCATTTTGATGGGCGTAGTCGCTAACTTTCCATTAGCCATAGCAACCGGATTAGGTTTAAACACCTTTGTTGCTGTTGGTATCGCCTCAAAAATGACCTGGGCAGATGCCATGGGACTTGTTGTCCTAGAAGGCTTAATCATTCTAATTTTGGTACTAACTGGATTCCGTACTGCGGTATTCAAGGCTGTGCCAACCCAATTGAAGATCGCAATCTCAGTAGGCATCGGTCTTTTCATTGCACTTATCGGTTTAGTTGATGCAGGATTCGTTCGCCGTACTGGCTCCGGACCTGTTCCGGTAACTCTTGGCGATAATGGAAACCTTGTTGGTTGGCCAATTATCGTTTTTGCGTTCGGTCTCTTCCTAACCATTGCATTACAAGTAAAGAAGGTTAAAGCAGCAATTCTGATTGGAATTGTGACTTCAACCGCCCTTGCTGTTGCTATTGAATCTGCATTCAAAATTGGTCCATTATTTAATGGCGCAACTGGAGCAGTAAATCCAAAAGGTTGGAATCTAAATGTTCCAGCTATGCCAGAGGCAATTGCTGCAACACCTAAATTTGATATCCTTGGTGATTTCAACTTGCTAGGTGGATTTGATCGCATCTCATTAGTCGCAGCCGTTCTGCTTGTTTTCACGCTTTTACTAGCAGATTTCTTTGACACCATGGGAACGATGACCGCAATTGGTAAGCAGGCTGGCTTAGTTGATAGAGATGGCAACGTTGAAGGTGCTAATCGTATTCTTCTCGTTGACTCTATTGCTGCAGCAGCAGGTGGTGCTGGTTCCGTCTCATCAAATACTTCATACATCGAATCAGCTGGTGGCGTAGGCGAGGGTGCCAGAACAGGACTTGCTTCAGTAGTAACTGGAGTTCTGTTCCTGCTAACTACATTCCTAGCTCCACTTGTAGCAATCATTCCTTACGAAGCAGCAACTCCTGCTTTGATAATTGTTGGTTTCTTAATGATGACCCAAATAAAGGGCATCGATTGGGACGACCTAGGAATAGCAATCCCCGCTTTCCTAACAATTATCCTAATGCCATTCACCTACAACATCTCCGTAGGTATTGGAGCTGGATTTGTATCCTATGTTGTAATTCGAGTTCTGCAAGGTCGTACCAAAGAAATTAGTCCATTGATGTATCTGGTCTCTGGATTATTCATGGTTTACTTCTTGCAATCTCCAATAAATATCTGGACTGCTTAA
- the serB gene encoding phosphoserine phosphatase SerB has protein sequence MPNKNVPKFSGLILVSGQDRPGITQRLMQTLSQFTIKIIDIEQLVIRDRLLLTVLISLDPDHAQAISDDLALLQDEIGLDIAVDFVQHDDAKTGAETLRVVMVGDGIKPTGLASVASEIASLGGNITAIKRTATLPNIAIELDLTIPNESIKSVQRALATVAVKHRIDLAVEPGGLSRAAKRIILLDMDSTLIQQEVIDLLAQHAGKAEVVSQITTKAMTGELDFTQALVQRVQLLAGLDSTVLEKVRQEITLTPGAERLIERLHEQGHKVGVVSGGFINVIEPLLKSLKLDFYRANILEIKGGKLTGAVIGQVVDRKAKADALSEFAKSENVSMNQTVAVGDGANDLDMIESAGLGVAFNAKPKVAAAAATTISNNDLSTLLLLMGISS, from the coding sequence ATGCCGAATAAAAATGTCCCCAAGTTCTCTGGCTTGATTCTGGTTTCAGGTCAAGATCGTCCTGGAATAACTCAGAGGTTGATGCAGACTCTCTCTCAATTCACGATAAAGATTATCGATATTGAGCAATTAGTTATTAGAGATCGTTTGCTTTTGACCGTGCTTATTTCACTTGATCCTGATCATGCGCAGGCAATCTCCGATGATTTAGCTTTGCTCCAAGATGAGATCGGCCTAGATATCGCTGTTGATTTTGTGCAACATGATGATGCAAAAACAGGCGCTGAAACTCTTCGTGTGGTTATGGTTGGAGACGGAATAAAACCAACAGGTTTAGCATCAGTGGCTTCAGAGATTGCATCATTGGGTGGAAATATTACGGCGATAAAGCGGACGGCAACACTACCAAATATTGCTATAGAACTAGATCTAACTATTCCAAATGAATCTATTAAAAGTGTTCAAAGGGCGTTAGCAACTGTTGCTGTAAAGCATCGAATTGATTTGGCAGTTGAGCCTGGAGGATTGTCGCGTGCCGCAAAACGAATAATTCTGCTGGATATGGATTCCACATTGATTCAGCAAGAGGTGATTGATCTTTTGGCACAACATGCTGGAAAAGCAGAAGTTGTCTCACAGATAACTACTAAAGCGATGACTGGTGAATTGGATTTCACTCAAGCTCTGGTGCAGCGAGTCCAATTACTAGCAGGGCTTGATTCAACGGTACTTGAAAAGGTTCGCCAAGAAATCACTCTTACTCCTGGAGCAGAACGATTAATCGAGAGACTACATGAGCAAGGACATAAAGTTGGCGTGGTTTCAGGTGGATTTATAAATGTCATTGAACCATTGCTAAAGTCTTTGAAGCTAGATTTTTATCGAGCAAATATCCTTGAAATCAAAGGTGGCAAACTTACTGGAGCAGTAATTGGTCAGGTTGTCGATCGTAAAGCCAAAGCGGACGCACTTTCTGAGTTTGCTAAATCAGAAAATGTCTCAATGAATCAAACCGTTGCTGTAGGCGATGGAGCGAATGATCTGGATATGATCGAGTCTGCTGGACTAGGGGTAGCATTTAATGCCAAACCGAAGGTAGCAGCCGCAGCTGCGACAACAATAAGCAATAATGATCTTTCTACGCTCTTGCTGCTGATGGGGATAAGTAGTTAG
- the coaBC gene encoding bifunctional phosphopantothenoylcysteine decarboxylase/phosphopantothenate--cysteine ligase CoaBC, producing the protein MFPRGRKLLLGVAGGISAYKSCDLLRRLQEQGFVVDVVPTSASLNFVGKATWEALSGRKVLTDLWSEVESVPHISMAKANDLIIIAPATADLIAKLASGRADDLLTNIVLASTAPKILVPAMHTEMWLNSATVENVEILRKRGFVVIDPDEGRMTGSDVGVGRYPETGRIITEIDKVSVQTADLIGKKILITAGGTREPIDPIRFIGNRSSGKQGFALAMAAASRGAQVHLVIANSDLPNIDGITTTVCETAEEMAAILNLEFPHCDALIMSAAVADAKVLNYSEGKIRKEALDKVELAKNPDILKSLAQIKRSGQVVVGFAAETFTSLDALQKSGHEKLSSKNLDLIYVNDVSDGAIFGQEKTKGIIIDKFSNVIKVPEISKDTLADILLDQLVHKLG; encoded by the coding sequence ATGTTTCCCCGTGGTCGAAAACTTCTACTAGGTGTAGCTGGTGGAATTTCTGCTTATAAATCCTGTGACTTATTACGCCGCTTGCAAGAACAAGGGTTCGTAGTCGATGTAGTGCCAACTAGTGCTAGTTTAAATTTTGTTGGTAAAGCCACCTGGGAGGCACTCTCTGGCCGCAAAGTTCTTACAGATTTATGGAGTGAAGTCGAATCTGTACCACATATTTCAATGGCAAAAGCCAATGATCTTATTATTATAGCCCCAGCAACTGCAGACCTTATTGCCAAACTGGCATCTGGTAGAGCTGATGATTTACTGACAAATATTGTGTTGGCATCAACAGCGCCAAAGATTTTAGTACCAGCGATGCACACTGAGATGTGGCTAAATTCGGCAACGGTAGAGAATGTTGAAATCTTGCGAAAACGGGGATTTGTTGTAATAGATCCTGATGAAGGACGTATGACTGGATCTGATGTTGGAGTAGGTCGTTACCCAGAGACTGGAAGAATAATTACTGAGATAGACAAGGTTAGTGTCCAAACTGCTGATCTTATTGGAAAAAAGATATTAATTACCGCAGGCGGCACTCGAGAACCAATTGATCCGATTCGATTTATTGGTAATCGATCATCTGGCAAACAGGGCTTTGCACTGGCCATGGCAGCGGCTAGTAGGGGTGCGCAGGTGCATTTGGTTATCGCTAACTCAGATCTACCAAATATTGATGGAATCACTACCACAGTATGTGAAACCGCTGAAGAAATGGCAGCAATTTTAAATCTGGAATTTCCACATTGTGATGCATTGATAATGAGCGCAGCGGTTGCCGATGCCAAAGTATTAAATTATTCAGAAGGCAAAATCAGGAAAGAAGCACTGGACAAAGTTGAGTTGGCAAAGAACCCTGATATCTTGAAATCACTCGCTCAAATCAAACGCTCAGGACAGGTTGTAGTGGGATTCGCTGCTGAGACGTTCACCAGCTTGGATGCACTGCAAAAAAGTGGTCATGAAAAATTAAGCAGTAAGAATTTGGATTTGATATATGTAAATGATGTCTCGGATGGGGCCATTTTTGGGCAGGAAAAGACAAAAGGAATTATCATTGACAAGTTCAGCAACGTGATTAAAGTTCCAGAAATAAGTAAGGACACGCTCGCTGATATATTGCTTGACCAATTAGTACATAAGTTAGGTTAA
- a CDS encoding RsmB/NOP family class I SAM-dependent RNA methyltransferase, which produces MAKPNPAPSRLVAYELITQVNRQGAYANLRLPELLLKTKMNLADRAFTTELAYGTLRMQARHDYIASKFIDRTFAELDEKIVDLLRMGIHQITQMRVADHAAVSETVEVAKLVAGESKASYVNAILRKVSANSNDLLEIKDFTTLRRLSIQYSHPEWIISSFFDQMKDWAEVELFLAANNNPATPDVVAWPGKSSTDELLTLGATPIPGFVNGVNLPGIPMDFSPIVERRAGVQDRGSQLVVENFLASFKPGLSWLDMCAGPGGKAAYLFNSLLSMDKSATFLANEPTSHRAELVKRVVNNQQVVSFDATVANNFNQKFDRILIDAPCTGLGALRRRPEARWRKSLQDLKELVLLQKQLLASAYQLLSPNGVIAYVTCSPHLAETKGQVIDFLSAHSDMKMLPMGKLELAHKEGVLSDGTVQLWTHHNQSDAMFMAMFEKVG; this is translated from the coding sequence TTGGCTAAGCCTAATCCAGCTCCCTCGAGGCTGGTTGCATATGAGCTAATTACCCAGGTAAATCGCCAAGGTGCCTATGCAAATTTAAGGCTTCCTGAATTGTTGCTTAAGACGAAAATGAATCTAGCCGATAGAGCCTTCACGACAGAATTGGCATATGGCACCTTACGGATGCAAGCACGGCATGATTACATTGCGTCAAAATTCATAGATAGAACTTTTGCCGAGTTAGATGAAAAAATTGTTGATCTTTTGCGAATGGGTATACACCAAATAACCCAGATGCGGGTTGCAGATCACGCTGCAGTTTCAGAAACCGTTGAAGTAGCTAAATTAGTAGCAGGTGAATCAAAAGCTTCCTATGTAAATGCTATCCTGCGTAAGGTATCTGCAAACTCAAATGATCTTTTAGAAATTAAAGATTTTACAACTTTGCGCAGATTGTCAATTCAATATAGTCACCCTGAATGGATAATTTCCTCTTTTTTTGATCAGATGAAGGATTGGGCAGAGGTAGAACTTTTTCTTGCAGCAAACAACAATCCGGCAACTCCCGATGTTGTAGCCTGGCCGGGAAAATCGAGTACAGATGAACTTCTCACTCTCGGTGCAACTCCAATACCTGGATTTGTTAATGGAGTGAATCTTCCAGGGATTCCAATGGATTTTTCGCCAATTGTTGAACGTCGAGCTGGAGTGCAAGATCGTGGCTCTCAACTGGTTGTAGAGAATTTCTTAGCATCCTTTAAGCCCGGTTTATCATGGCTTGATATGTGCGCTGGGCCAGGAGGAAAAGCTGCTTATCTTTTTAATTCTCTTTTAAGCATGGATAAATCTGCAACCTTTTTAGCTAACGAGCCCACCTCTCACCGCGCCGAACTGGTAAAACGGGTGGTCAATAATCAGCAGGTTGTCTCATTTGATGCCACCGTAGCCAATAATTTTAATCAAAAATTTGATCGAATTTTAATAGATGCTCCCTGCACCGGATTAGGTGCGCTTCGCAGGCGACCAGAGGCTCGGTGGCGCAAATCGTTGCAAGATCTAAAGGAGCTGGTGCTACTACAAAAACAATTACTGGCCAGCGCTTATCAACTGTTGTCACCCAATGGCGTTATCGCCTATGTAACATGCTCACCACATTTAGCTGAAACTAAAGGGCAAGTGATCGATTTCCTATCAGCTCATTCTGATATGAAGATGTTGCCTATGGGCAAGCTGGAATTAGCACATAAAGAAGGAGTTTTATCTGATGGCACCGTCCAGCTTTGGACCCACCATAATCAGAGCGATGCTATGTTCATGGCAATGTTTGAAAAAGTCGGATAA
- the fmt gene encoding methionyl-tRNA formyltransferase, giving the protein MKIIIASSSRVAIPIILELEGSTKHQLSAVITNPDKATGRGQLLEPNELAAWCQEKKLKVFKPENTKELSQMVSDGGADLAITIAYGHLIPEELLQVTKYGWLNVHFSLLPKWRGAAPVQHSILHGEKLTGITIFKLDRGMDSGPIYLKESVNISDSDSTDSLLELMSVIGAKLAFDAIKLVEQGVVPTPQELVGVTFAPKFSKEDGKLNWNLEVGTLFNRYRALSQNPGVWSNLGQTRIKIDAMRISYTSHVIKPGELLIHQEKMLVGAKNGVIEIERLTPAGRNQMSAAEFVRGLPQKSGLTLG; this is encoded by the coding sequence TTGAAGATAATCATTGCGTCATCTTCTCGGGTTGCAATTCCAATTATTTTAGAGTTAGAGGGCTCTACAAAACACCAGTTGTCTGCAGTAATAACCAACCCTGATAAAGCAACTGGCCGAGGCCAATTACTTGAGCCAAATGAGTTGGCCGCCTGGTGTCAAGAAAAAAAGTTGAAGGTATTTAAACCAGAAAATACAAAAGAGTTATCGCAGATGGTTTCTGATGGGGGAGCAGATCTGGCAATCACCATCGCTTATGGCCACTTAATTCCTGAGGAGTTGTTACAGGTGACAAAATATGGCTGGTTAAATGTTCATTTTTCGCTATTGCCCAAATGGCGTGGCGCTGCGCCAGTGCAACATTCAATTCTTCATGGCGAGAAATTGACCGGTATTACTATTTTTAAATTAGACAGAGGTATGGATTCTGGTCCAATCTATTTAAAAGAATCGGTGAATATCTCTGATTCGGACTCTACGGATAGTTTGCTGGAGCTTATGAGTGTTATTGGTGCAAAGCTTGCTTTTGATGCGATCAAACTTGTCGAGCAGGGAGTGGTTCCTACTCCTCAAGAACTAGTTGGCGTGACTTTCGCGCCTAAATTTAGTAAAGAGGATGGAAAGTTGAATTGGAATCTCGAGGTAGGCACTCTTTTTAATCGCTATCGAGCATTGTCACAAAATCCTGGAGTATGGAGCAACCTAGGGCAGACGCGGATTAAGATAGATGCAATGCGAATCTCATACACCTCGCATGTAATCAAGCCTGGTGAACTACTAATTCATCAAGAGAAGATGCTTGTTGGGGCTAAGAATGGTGTTATTGAAATTGAACGTTTAACTCCAGCAGGTCGAAATCAGATGAGTGCTGCCGAGTTTGTGCGTGGATTACCACAGAAGAGTGGATTAACTCTTGGCTAA
- the rpe gene encoding ribulose-phosphate 3-epimerase, with product MANKVFIAPSILNANFDDLEKEIGKISAVADLLHLDIMDNKFVPNFTFDIKRAFEIIGFSKLPVDAHLMIEDPDSIAPKYAQNGCSSVTFHLEAAQNVLRTIEDIKSNGVKVGIAIKPATKFSEVEPFIEMIDMLLIMTVEPGFGGQSFMHDQIPKVAMARKRIEQMLDSKPLLQIDGGVSLETIAEAASAGANCFVAGSAVYKSSDPAGMVEQLREKAQTNFSG from the coding sequence ATGGCTAACAAAGTTTTTATCGCACCAAGTATTTTGAACGCCAATTTTGATGATTTGGAAAAAGAAATTGGAAAGATATCAGCTGTTGCTGACTTGCTTCACCTAGATATTATGGATAACAAGTTTGTCCCGAACTTCACCTTTGACATAAAGCGTGCGTTTGAAATTATTGGATTTTCAAAGTTGCCAGTTGATGCGCATTTGATGATTGAGGACCCAGATTCTATTGCGCCTAAATATGCTCAAAATGGTTGTAGTTCTGTCACCTTTCATTTGGAAGCAGCTCAAAATGTCTTGCGTACTATTGAAGATATCAAGTCCAATGGCGTAAAGGTAGGTATTGCAATCAAGCCCGCGACCAAATTTTCAGAGGTCGAACCATTCATTGAAATGATTGATATGTTGTTGATAATGACTGTGGAACCTGGTTTTGGTGGTCAATCATTCATGCATGATCAGATACCTAAAGTGGCTATGGCTCGTAAACGTATTGAACAAATGCTGGATTCAAAACCGTTATTGCAGATTGATGGTGGGGTTTCTCTGGAGACTATTGCAGAAGCAGCTTCGGCCGGTGCAAACTGTTTTGTTGCCGGCAGCGCTGTTTACAAATCTTCGGATCCTGCGGGTATGGTTGAGCAACTACGTGAAAAAGCTCAAACTAACTTCTCTGGCTAA
- a CDS encoding uracil-DNA glycosylase, with protein MPVDLYSLIPPSWQILAEISSLVEISEKLTEDYLPRKELIFKAFELAPEQVKVLILGQDPYPNAKHAVGLAFSTGDVRLLPASLKNIFKELENDLSIKRSTGDLSDWSNQGVMLLNMSLSVVPGDPGAHSKIGWQKFTQPVVEYLASRGVVGLLWGNTAQEMSKYFKQGDLFTAPHPSPLSAYRGFFGSKPFSKINNRLIEKGLTPIKW; from the coding sequence GTGCCCGTTGACCTTTATTCATTAATTCCACCTTCTTGGCAGATACTTGCCGAGATCTCTAGTCTGGTTGAAATCTCAGAAAAACTCACTGAGGATTATTTGCCAAGGAAGGAGCTAATTTTTAAAGCTTTTGAGTTGGCACCAGAGCAAGTAAAAGTGTTGATACTGGGACAAGATCCATACCCGAATGCTAAACATGCAGTTGGATTGGCTTTTTCCACCGGTGATGTCCGCCTACTACCAGCATCCCTTAAAAATATTTTTAAGGAATTGGAGAATGATTTAAGTATCAAGCGAAGCACCGGTGACTTGTCTGATTGGTCTAATCAAGGCGTAATGTTGCTAAATATGTCTCTATCAGTGGTGCCTGGTGATCCTGGAGCACACTCAAAAATTGGCTGGCAGAAATTTACCCAACCTGTAGTTGAGTATTTGGCCAGTAGGGGAGTTGTTGGCCTTTTGTGGGGGAATACAGCGCAAGAGATGAGCAAATATTTCAAGCAAGGTGATCTCTTTACCGCACCTCACCCAAGTCCGTTATCTGCTTATCGAGGATTTTTCGGATCGAAACCGTTTAGCAAAATTAACAACCGACTAATTGAAAAAGGCTTAACACCGATAAAATGGTAA
- the def gene encoding peptide deformylase, with amino-acid sequence MAIQPIRLFGDPVLVTPASVVIDFDKELRQLVADLTETMQAAPGAGLAAPQIGVPLRVFVWDINDELGHLINPSLDLGSEMQEGEEGCLSFPNLVYETPRAFKVVAKGFNMHGEPVIIEGTELLARCLQHETDHLDGVLFIDRMTSQQRKIAMKEIRESEWFGLASANGQLPNIKISPHSTFGLGL; translated from the coding sequence ATGGCTATACAACCAATTAGATTATTTGGAGACCCAGTTTTGGTCACACCAGCATCTGTCGTTATCGATTTTGACAAAGAACTTCGTCAGTTGGTTGCCGATCTGACCGAAACTATGCAAGCAGCCCCTGGTGCCGGTTTAGCAGCTCCACAAATTGGCGTGCCTTTAAGGGTGTTTGTTTGGGATATTAATGACGAGCTAGGTCATCTGATTAATCCATCACTGGATCTAGGTAGTGAGATGCAAGAAGGAGAAGAGGGGTGTCTTTCATTTCCAAATCTTGTTTATGAAACTCCTCGCGCATTCAAGGTTGTTGCAAAAGGGTTTAATATGCATGGTGAACCAGTGATTATCGAAGGAACCGAGTTGCTCGCCAGATGCTTGCAACATGAGACGGATCATCTTGATGGTGTCCTATTTATTGATCGAATGACATCGCAACAGCGTAAAATTGCTATGAAGGAAATTCGAGAATCGGAATGGTTTGGACTTGCGTCGGCAAATGGACAACTACCGAATATTAAAATTTCACCTCATTCCACTTTTGGACTGGGTTTGTAA
- the metK gene encoding methionine adenosyltransferase, with protein MKNRLFTSESVTEGHPDKIADQISDAILDSLLSQDAKSRVAVETLITTGQVHVAGEVTTNGYADVMSIVRDTVLEIGYDSSDKGFDGNSCGVSISIGQQSQDIAQGVDDAFESRVSASADPLDLQGAGDQGLMFGYASNETPELMPLPISLAHKLAQQLTKVRKDGTLPYLRPDGKTQVTIEYQGDKAVGLNTVVISSQHAPEIDLEKKLAPEIKKFVIDPIIKDLSIDISSVKLLINPTGRFVIGGPMGDAGLTGRKIIVDTYGGMARHGGGAFSGKDPSKVDRSAAYAMRWVAKNVVAAGLADRCEVQVAYAIGKAQPVGLFVETFGTEKFDLAKIANAVKEVFDLRPAAIIRDLNLLRPIYGKTAAYGHFGRELPDFTWEKTDRAAALKALVK; from the coding sequence ATGAAGAATAGATTATTTACCTCCGAATCAGTCACTGAAGGACATCCAGACAAGATTGCAGATCAAATTTCAGACGCAATTTTGGATTCCCTTTTATCGCAAGATGCGAAAAGTCGTGTTGCTGTTGAGACTTTAATAACCACTGGACAGGTACATGTTGCTGGGGAGGTTACAACCAATGGTTACGCAGATGTCATGAGTATCGTTCGAGATACGGTTTTAGAAATTGGATATGACTCATCAGATAAAGGTTTCGACGGGAATAGTTGTGGCGTATCTATATCGATTGGTCAGCAATCTCAGGATATAGCTCAAGGTGTTGATGATGCGTTTGAAAGTCGGGTTTCAGCCTCAGCCGATCCTTTAGATCTACAAGGAGCCGGTGATCAAGGATTGATGTTCGGCTATGCATCTAACGAGACTCCGGAACTAATGCCATTACCAATTTCCTTAGCTCATAAATTAGCTCAACAACTTACAAAAGTTAGAAAAGACGGCACATTGCCATATCTTCGCCCAGATGGAAAAACACAGGTGACTATCGAATATCAGGGGGATAAGGCGGTGGGGTTAAACACGGTAGTTATTTCATCCCAACACGCTCCTGAAATTGATTTAGAAAAGAAGTTAGCTCCCGAAATTAAAAAGTTTGTGATTGATCCAATTATTAAAGATTTATCAATAGATATTTCATCGGTGAAATTACTGATTAATCCAACTGGGCGATTTGTAATTGGTGGACCAATGGGAGATGCTGGTTTAACAGGCCGAAAGATAATTGTGGATACATATGGGGGAATGGCCAGGCACGGCGGTGGCGCTTTTTCTGGTAAAGATCCCTCAAAAGTGGATCGTTCAGCTGCTTATGCAATGCGTTGGGTGGCAAAAAATGTAGTTGCTGCTGGTCTTGCAGATAGATGTGAAGTACAGGTTGCATATGCCATAGGTAAGGCGCAACCGGTGGGATTATTTGTAGAAACCTTTGGTACTGAAAAATTTGATTTAGCAAAAATCGCAAATGCGGTGAAAGAGGTATTTGATTTGCGTCCGGCAGCGATAATTCGTGATTTAAATTTACTGCGCCCCATTTACGGTAAAACTGCTGCTTATGGTCATTTTGGTCGTGAATTACCGGATTTCACTTGGGAAAAAACTGATCGTGCTGCCGCACTTAAGGCGTTAGTTAAGTAA